The Halosolutus gelatinilyticus nucleotide sequence GGACTTCGGGGAAATCGAGCTGCCGGACCAGGTCCCGACCCAGGAGGAGTGGGAGGACCGGGAAAAACAGTATCAGAAGGCGCGGCGGAACGATGATACCGACGGGTCGGCAGCGGTTGAGGCCTATATTGCAGCGCTGCCGGGGTGGAAGCGGGAGTTCGCAACGCGATTCGACGAGATTATCCAACGGGAAGTGCCCCACGTGCGCCGTGCCGTGCGGTATCATCAGCCGTTCTATGGCGTCGAGGATACCGGATGGTTCGCGTCTTTCAGTGCGTTCTCGAAACACGTGAAACTCTCGTTCGTGTGTGAAACGTACCTTGAGCCGGAGCCACCTAGCGGAACGGCGCCGCAGAGACAGGCTCTCGATCTGAAGGCGAGAGACGCGCTGGACGAGGAGCAGGTCGCGTCCTGGATACGGCAAGCCGCTGACGATCCGGGGATGAGCTGGTGAGGAAGCCCACGTCTGTGTGATGGCCGTAAGCCAGCGACGAATCCTGCCCGCAGGCGTGTGTAATCACTGTCAACGCTGTATGTAACATTGAAGCCGGGGAACGTGTAACCGATCCGCGCCTGCATTCAGCACGGGTGTCAAAACATGTCTCCGGCTGGAGGTTTCAACAGAGCCACGGCACAGTACCATCGTGGACGCGGTTGTCGGTCGGTCGGTGGACGTTTCCGGGGGTATTCACAGTAGACCGCTGGCTGCCGTACTCTGTTGGTTATAAATGATGCCGAGTAATCGAACCGATCTGTCGCGTTCGAGCGTTTCAGATTCGAAAAGGGGCTTTCTTTTACATGTGTTCCGGTTTTCGACCGCTCACTCGAGGAACGATCGGATATCATCCACGGCGCTTCCGTGGCTCCAGTAGGCGTCTTCGGGAACGGCGTCGAACCAGTCGACTTCTACTTCGTCCCACGGGCCGAAACTGGGGTCGTCACCGACTGGCTCGCCCGCCACGGGAGCCGTGCGTAGGACGACGTCGTAGCTCGTCGTTTCGCGCTCTTCGTCGTTCGCCAAGCACCGAGTCAGCTGAGCTACGCGTTCCGCGCGGGCGATAGTGACACTGACGTCAGTCAGTTCCTCGCCGACGTTTTGACCGGCGAGAACCCAGTCCTCGTCCGCGCCGACTGGTCCATACGGCAGTCTCCACCCGTGTGGACTGTTCATCAGCAGCGCTGCTCCTGCCGCGTTAGTGACACCGACCGCAACCAGCCCGTCGATCGATTCAAAGTAGTCAAACTCGTCCTGTTCGTCGGTACACTGCTCTTCTCCGAACTCGACATCCGTCCGGTCACGGAGGGAAATCGGGTTGAGAAGCGACTCCATTACCGGCGACTTGTCGGCCCCCACTCTTGTTAGTTCGGATGGAAGTACGGTTCGGATACTATTCACGCTGGACACCAACGAAAGCGGAGCCGTCGAGGGAGTCGAAGGCGATAACAGAGACGGAATCTGTACCCGCCCGAGCCCTAAACAGGGTTCTTTCGCGCGAGAATCGCTGAATCAATCGAGACGGAGACTTACCGTGAGCGTTTCGTCCACCGCTATTATCGGTTCCGAGGCGAGACTTCCGATTCCGATTCGCGCCGGGTAGTATCGCGTGAGACGACGGATCGCAGCGCTCCTCGACTCCGATTCTCCCCGATCGTCGCTCGCGCGTCCGACTCGAGACTCCGTGGAACGAGGATCGATTCGAAAGAGCGACGGTTCATCGTTCGACCGCCGCAGTCGCGCGGATATTCCGCGACGATCGACCGACATCGAGTGCGAACTCCCCGCCTTCAGTCACCCACTCACCCTGCTCCGTCTCGTACACGGCGAACGCCCGTTCGTCGACGCCGACGTCGATCGTCCGAGTCTCGCCAGCGCCGAGTGAAATCGCCTCGAATCCGGCGAGTTCGCGGGGCGGACGGGGAACGCTCGCGTCCCGATCGCGCACGTACAGTTGCACGACGTCGCGACCGCGGCGTTCGCCGGCGTTTTCGACAGTTACCGTAACGGATGGACCAGTCTCGTCGAAGGAGACATCGAAGTCGTCGTACTCGAACGCCGCGTAACTCAATCCGTGGCCGAACGGGAACAGCGGCTCAATACCGTACTCGTCGACGTGTCGGTAGCCGACGAACACGCCTTCGTCGTGCTTCGCCTCCGGATAGTCGCGGGGCCCGTCGACGCCTGGATATCTCTCCGCCGAAGCCGCCGGATACTCGTCCGCGGCCGCGAACGTCACCGGAAGGCGCCCGCCCGGATCGGTCTCGCCGTAGAGGAGCGACGCGATCGCGGTTCCTGCTTCCTGGCCGGGGTACCACAGTTCCAGTACGGCGTCGACGGAGTCGATCCAGGGCATCTCGACCGGACCCGCCGTCTGGAGCACGACGATCGTTCGCTCGGCGATGTCGGCGACGGCCGAAATCAGTGCGTCCTGACGCCCCGGGAGCGAGAGGGAGTCCCGGTCGCGTCCTTCGGCGGCGTCGTCCTGAACGACGAGCACGGCGACATCCGCGTCCCCGGCGGCTGATCGGGCGTCTTCGATCGGAGAGGTCCAGGCCGACGCTATCCTGCCGAGCGACGGCACCTTCCGTCCGAAGGGCGGCGACGTCTCGATCGGCGGGTGGCCCCGCTCGGCGACGACGCGCCCGGTGCTCCGCGCCCGGATTCCTTCGATCGGGCTGACGGATTCCGTCGCTCGGACCGCCGAACTACCGCCGCCGCCGGTCTTGGCCTCATCGATGTGCGGACCAATCACGGCGACCGCCGCCTCGCGGTCGAGCGGGAGCGTTTCGGCCGCGTTCTTCAAGAGAACCGCTCCGCTGGTCGCGATCCGTTTTGCGAGTTCGCGGTGCGTCGGTGGGGGTCCGGCGACCGATCGTCGCTGCCCGTCGAGCGCGCCGACTCGCTCATGAAGCGTGAGGACCCGTTCGACCATCTCGTCGAGTCGGTCCTCCGCGAACCCGTCCCGATCGAGTTCGCGGGGAAGCGTTCGCGCGAACGACGATCGGTGTGGACTGGCGTCGCCGCCCGGCCCGCCCTTGTTTTCGAACAGCCACGCGGCCGCCTCTTCCGGCCCCGGTACCGTCTCAGGCCAGACGGTCTCGACGAACCGGAGGAGTTGCAATCGATCGTCAAGCATCGCCGCCCAATCGATTGCTCCCACGCCCGGCATCTCGAGGTCGAGTCCCGCCCTCGCAGCGTCGGGTCCGTTTTGAACGGCCCACCAGTCGGAGACGACCGGGCCCTCGAACTCGAACTCGTCTTTGAGGACGTCGGTGAGCAGCTTCCGGTGTTCCGTCGCGTAGGTGCCGTTCACGCGGTTGTACGCCGCCATCACCGCGCCCGCGTCACCGTCCTCGACCGCCGCCTCGAACGCCGGGAGGTACCGCTCGCGGAGCGTACGCTCGTCGACCTCGGCGCTCACGCTGACGCGTTCGTGCTCCTGGGTGTTCGCAACGTAGTGTTTCGGGGTCGCAACCACGTCCCGCGATTGGATGCCGCGGACCGTCGCCGCGGTGACGCGCGCGGAGTGGAAGGGATCCTCGCCGTAGTACTCGAAGTTGCGGCCGCAGGTCGGGACGCGAACGAGATTGCACGCCGGTGCGAGGATGACGTCGACGCCGCTCTCCCGGGCCTCGGAACCGATCGCCTCGCCGAACTCCTCGGCGAGATCGACGTCGAAGGCGGCACTGAGCGCGAGGGACGCCGGGAACGCGGTTCCGCCCGTCGACTTCACTCCCAGCGGCCCGTCTTCGAACCGAAGCGCCGGAATATCGAGTCGATCGATCGGTGGGAGATATCCGGCGGCGCCCGCTTTCGGGGCCCCCCAGTCGGGATAGGTCCCGTGAACGAGCCGTACTTTCTCTTCGAGCGTAAGCGCCTCGACGACTTCTGCGATCCTGTCCGCGTCTTCCGCTCCGTCGTTCGTTCGTAGAGATCCTGCCATTTCGATACGATAGCTGGGTAGCGATACGGGTTGCAACCGTGATAAATTGACGGCGATGGAGCCGCCCTTCGCACGCGGTGCGATATCCCGCCGGGTCAGAGCGCGCTTTCGCCGCCGAAATTCGACGGCCGCCGGCGTGGGCGTCACGATCGTCTCCTTGAGGAAGTCACTGTTGTTAATTAACTATCCCACTGAATGAAAATACTAACCGACAGGTTGACAATAAGTCGCCGTGTCGATTCCACTATGCCCGGGATCCTCTGGAGGACAGTCGAACGACTGGGATACGTTTCCGCGGTCATTCTGGTGCTGGCGATCGGCGCCTACCAGGGAATCCAAACCGAGACGTTCAACGTCGACCTCGACTGGCTGGTGGTTCAGATTATCACCGTCGACGCCGTTCCGGCCACGATCGCGTTTTCCACGCTCGTTACCCTGAGCGGCGTGATGCTCGCCCGCGAGGTCTACAGCGAACACGATCCCGACGAGCGCGTCCTAGACGGTCCTCGCGTCGCCGCTGTCGTTCCCGTGTACCGCGACGCTAACGTGATCGGGGAAAGCGTCGGGACGCTGTTGGAGTCGAACTACCGGAACCTCGAGATCGCCATCGTCGGCGAATCCGACGACGAGCCCACGCTCTCGGCCGCCCGCGAGTACGCCGACCACCCCGACGTACGGGTGCTGGTCAACCGCTATCCCGGGTCGAAAGCCGGCGCGATCAAC carries:
- a CDS encoding DUF1801 domain-containing protein; its protein translation is MSTSGPLTAQQVSELVMANRAIRAPYYQADHDDGVRFTDLEKGLQWGVDVIPAMLGLFRVEQDARDDHPDGWVGFARQWRGGTLRLDFDLFSGSEEPDPIVVVTAVSGREGENTITDEDFGEIELPDQVPTQEEWEDREKQYQKARRNDDTDGSAAVEAYIAALPGWKREFATRFDEIIQREVPHVRRAVRYHQPFYGVEDTGWFASFSAFSKHVKLSFVCETYLEPEPPSGTAPQRQALDLKARDALDEEQVASWIRQAADDPGMSW
- a CDS encoding beta-glucosidase family protein, with amino-acid sequence MTPTPAAVEFRRRKRALTRRDIAPRAKGGSIAVNLSRLQPVSLPSYRIEMAGSLRTNDGAEDADRIAEVVEALTLEEKVRLVHGTYPDWGAPKAGAAGYLPPIDRLDIPALRFEDGPLGVKSTGGTAFPASLALSAAFDVDLAEEFGEAIGSEARESGVDVILAPACNLVRVPTCGRNFEYYGEDPFHSARVTAATVRGIQSRDVVATPKHYVANTQEHERVSVSAEVDERTLRERYLPAFEAAVEDGDAGAVMAAYNRVNGTYATEHRKLLTDVLKDEFEFEGPVVSDWWAVQNGPDAARAGLDLEMPGVGAIDWAAMLDDRLQLLRFVETVWPETVPGPEEAAAWLFENKGGPGGDASPHRSSFARTLPRELDRDGFAEDRLDEMVERVLTLHERVGALDGQRRSVAGPPPTHRELAKRIATSGAVLLKNAAETLPLDREAAVAVIGPHIDEAKTGGGGSSAVRATESVSPIEGIRARSTGRVVAERGHPPIETSPPFGRKVPSLGRIASAWTSPIEDARSAAGDADVAVLVVQDDAAEGRDRDSLSLPGRQDALISAVADIAERTIVVLQTAGPVEMPWIDSVDAVLELWYPGQEAGTAIASLLYGETDPGGRLPVTFAAADEYPAASAERYPGVDGPRDYPEAKHDEGVFVGYRHVDEYGIEPLFPFGHGLSYAAFEYDDFDVSFDETGPSVTVTVENAGERRGRDVVQLYVRDRDASVPRPPRELAGFEAISLGAGETRTIDVGVDERAFAVYETEQGEWVTEGGEFALDVGRSSRNIRATAAVER